One genomic segment of Bombina bombina isolate aBomBom1 chromosome 4, aBomBom1.pri, whole genome shotgun sequence includes these proteins:
- the LOC128656372 gene encoding LOW QUALITY PROTEIN: ralA-binding protein 1-A-like (The sequence of the model RefSeq protein was modified relative to this genomic sequence to represent the inferred CDS: deleted 1 base in 1 codon), which translates to MTECFLPPTSSPSEHRRAEHGGGLARTPSSEEISPTKFPGLYRTGEPSPPHDILHEPPDIASDDEKEHGKKKGKFKKKEKRTEGYAAFQEDSSGDEAESPSKMKRSKGINVFKKPSFSKKKEKDFKIKEKPKEEKHKEDKHIEKKSKDLTAADVVKQWKEKKKKKKPTPEPEPPPVDVPSLRPVFGIPLSAAAERTMICDGIRLPAVFRECIDFIERHGMKCEGIYRVSGIKSKVDELKAAYDREESPNLDDYEPYTVASLLKQYLRELPENVLTKDLLPRFEDVCGKSTEMERLQECQRLLKELPECNFCLISWLIVHMDHVIEKELETKMNIQNISIVLSPTVQISNRVLYVFFTHVQELFGGIQIKQVIKPLRWSNMATMPALPDTQETIKEEIRRQEFLLNCLHRDLQAGIKDLSKEERLWEVQRILTALKRKLREAKRQDCETKIAQEIASLSKEDVSKEEMNENEEEVLNILLAQENEILTEQEELVAMEQFLRRQIATEKEEIDRLRAEISEIQSRQQHGRSETEEYSSESESESEDEEELQIILEDLQRQNEELEIKNNHLNQAIHEEREAIIELRVQLRLLQMQRVQSEQLLEDEEPGKLVTKSQLQRDAVSETKAQKDQPKATKEQVRPSPIKDWKETLI; encoded by the exons ATGACGGAGTGctttctgccccccaccagcagccCAAGTGAGCATCGCCGGGCTGAACATGGTGGGGGACTAGCTCGCACCCCTAGCTCAGAAGAAATTAGCCCCACCAAGTTTCCCGGTTTATACCGTACTGGAGAACCTTCTCCTCCTCATGACATTCTTCATGAACCTCCAGATATAGCCTCTGATGACGAGAAAGAACatggaaaaaagaaaggaaagttcAAAAAGAAGGAGAAAAGAACTGAAGGCTATGCTGCCTTCCAAGAGGACAGTTCTGGTGATGAAGCAGAAAGCCCGTCCAAAATGAAGAGGTCTAAGGGAATCAATGTGTTTAAAAAACCCAGCTTttccaagaaaaaagaaaaagattttaaaattaaagagaaaCCAAAAGAAGAAAAGCACAAGGAAGACAAGCACATAGAAAAGAAGTCCAAGGACTTAACAGCTGCTGATGTTGTTAAGCAGTggaaggagaagaagaaaaaaaagaaacccacCCCTGAGCCTGAGCCTCCCCCTGTGGATGTACCCAGCCTGAGGCCGGTGTTTGGCATCCCACTGTCAGCAGCGGCAGAAAGGACCATGATATGTGATGGAATCAGGCTGCCTGCAGTATTCCGCGAGTGCATTGACTTCATAGAACGTCATGGAATGAAATGCGAAGGCATCTACAGAGTATCAGGAATAAAGTCAAAAGTTGATGAATTAAAAGCAGCTTATGACAGAGAGGAGTCTCCTAACCTCGATGACTATGAGCCTTACACAGTAGCCAGCTTACTGAAGCAATACTTGCGTGAACTACCTGAGAATGTGCTGACCAAAGATCTGTTGCCACGTTTTGAAGATGTCTGTGGCAAGAGCACTGAAATGGAAAGGTTGCAGGAGTGTCAGCGCCTGTTGAAGGAGCTGCCAGAATGCAACTTCTGCTTAATTTCTTGGCTGATTGTACATATGGACCATGTCATAGAGAAGGAACTTGAAACCAAAATGAACATACAGAATATTTCTATTGTGCTCAGCCCTACAGTTCAGATTAGTAATCGTGTCCTATATGTGTTTTTCACGCACGTCCAAGAACTTTTTGGAGGCATTCAAATAAAACAAGTAATAAAACCTCTACGGTGGTCAAACATGGCTACCATGCCTGCACTGCCTGATACACAGGAAACTATAAAGGAGGAAATTCGAAGACAGGAATTTCTATTGAACTGCCTACACCGTGATCTTCAAGCAGGAATCAAGGACCTGTCCAAAGAAGAGAGGCTTTGGGAAGTACAGAGGATTCTTACAGCTCTTAAAAGAAAACTGCGAGAAGCCAAGAGGCAGGATTGTGAAACTAAAATTGCACAAGAAATTGCTAGTCTTTCAAAGGAGGATGTTTCAAAAGAAGAAATGAATGAGAATGAAGAAGAAGTCCTTAATATACTACTGGCACAGGAAAATGAGATCCTAACTGAACAGGAAGAACTTGTAGCAATGGAGCAATTCCTACGGCGACAAATAGCTACAGAA AAAGAAGAAATAGATCGCCTCAGAGCTGAAATCTCAGAGATTCAAAGCCGCCAGCAGCATGGCCGAAGTGAAACTGAAGAATATTCCTCTGAAAGTGAGAGTGAAAGTGAAGATGAAGAGGAACTTCAGATTATTTTAGAAGATTTGCAAAGGCAGAATGAAGAATTGGAGATAAAGAACAACCATTTGAATCAAGCCATTCATGAAGAAAGAGAGGCGATCATTGAACTACGAGTGCAACTTCGGCTATTGCAGATGCAACGTGTCCAATCTGAGCAGCTGCTGGAGGATGAGGAGCCAGGGAAACTGGTTACCAAGTCACAGCTGCAGAGAGATGCTGTGTCTGAGACAAAAGCACAGAAGGATCAGCCCAAGGCAACGAAGGAGCAAGTGAGACCATCGCCAATTAAAGACTGGAAGGAAACACTCATTTGA